Part of the Geobacter pickeringii genome, ATCGGCAATACCTTTATCCCCATCGACACCGTTCCGCCGGTACTCACCCTCAATCCGCTGCCGCCGAGCACCATCGCCGCGAGCCAGACCATTGGCGGCTCCGTGGAGGCGGGGGCAACGGTGACCGTGGCGGTGAACGGTGCCGCCGCGACGCCGGCCGCCGTGTCGGGCGGAAACTGGAGCGCAACCGTGAGCCTCGCGCCGGGTGCGAACACCATCGTCGTCAAGGCGACCGACGCCGCCGGCAACGTGTCGACCGTCAGCGCCTCCATTACCCTTTCGATCACGAACTTCAGCATCGATACGGTGCCGGGACTTATCAACGTGCCGAGCGTAAGCCTCACCGGGCAGCGGACCGCGGGCGTCACGATCACCGTCGTCAATACGACCTCCGGTGTGGCGGGAAGCGTCTCCTATCCGACCTCCACCACCTGGCGGAGCGACCTGACCGGCCTTTCCGAGGGGGATAACATCATCTCCGTGAACGGCGGCGGCAACTCCGAAAACGTGACGGTCACCGTCGACACCCAACCGCCGGCACTGACGGTTTCCGCCCTGCCTGCGGGGAGCACCACCTCCGCCCGCTTCCAGAACGTGACCATCCGGGTCGCCGATCCCCATCTCGACAAGGTCACCGTGAACGGCACTGCCGCCCCGGTCTCCGGCGGGCTGGCAACCGCCGCCGTCACCCTCGCCAATGGTGCCTCCACCATCACCGTGGTCGCCAGCGACAAGGCCGGAAACATTACGACCGATACCCGGAGCGTCTCGTTCGACAGCACCGTGCCGGGCATCGCCATCGCCGCTCCGGCCGACGGCCTCCAGACGAGAACGCCGGTGGTGGAGTTGAGCGGAACCGTTGCCGCCAATACGACGGTGATGGTGAACGGCGCCGCCGCCCTGATGAACGGCACGGCGTGGAGCAAGCGGGTCACCCTGAATCCCGGTCTCAATACGGTGACCGTCACCGCCTCGGATCTCTCCGGCAAAACCGCCACCTTCAAGCGGTCCGTGGTCTATGAAGCAGCGCTGCCGCAACTGGCGGTCACTGCCCCTGCGGAAGATACGGCGACTGCCCTGAACAGCCTCTCCGTCGCCGGTACGACCGAAACCGGCGTCACGGTGACGGTGACGGCCAACGGGAGATCCATCCCCGTGACCACCTCGGGGACCGGCTTCAGCTTCACGCTCCCCCTCGCCGTCGAAGGCCCCTACGCGGTGATGGTGACGGCCAGCGACGCCGCCGGCGCCACGAGCGTGGTGAAGAGAAACGTCACCGGCGACCGGACCCCGCCGCTGCTGCTCATCACCAGCCCGACCGTGCCGGTTCCGACGGTCATTTCCGGTGCGGCAGACCGCGACGCCACCGTGACGGCCACCGACCAGAGCGGCACCGCCACCGTGATCCCGGCGGTGGGCGGAACCTGGAGCCTCGATCTCACCGCAGCCGCCCTCGATCCGGCCACCGTCCGGGTGACCGCCGTCGATGCGGCGGGCAACGCCATGACCCGCACCATCGCCGCGCCGCTCCCGAACGGGGACGTCAACGGCGATGGCAAAGTGAATATCGCCGACGTTATTGAAATCCTGAAAGTGGCTGTCGGCATTGTCGCCCCCACCGCATCCGATTTTGCCAACGGCGACGTCGGTCCGCTGGTGAACGGCAAAGTATGGCCGGACGGCAGAATCGACCTCCGGGACGTGATCCTCGTGCTCCGGAAGGCCATCGGCAACGGGGGGTGGTAACTCCCCTTGTTGCCGAAGGAAAATGTGCCGCTATACTTAATCGGAAGTGTCATTTGTAAGGGGTGACTCATGAGTTACGGTGCACGAGGACTGCTGGCTGCCCTGCTGGTTTCTCTGTCGCTTGCCGCGACGGCCCATGCCATCGACCCTCCCCACGGTGCGGTCGTCGGCCTGACCTGCTCCACGTGCCACAGCACCCATGCCACCCTGGGCACCACCGGTTACAACAACATGTGTCTCAACTGCCACCGGCCGGGGGTCCCCCTCGCGGGGACCCGCCCCTTCACCATGGCCGACATGGCAAACCCCTTCGGCACCTATACGGGGACGAGGGTCGGGACCATCTACCAGACCTCCCATGCCTGGCGGGGATCCGACACGGTCCCCCAGGCCGGGGCGCTCCCCGCCCAGGATCCGACGCTTGCCTCCAGCAAGGCGGCGGGAATGTTGACCTGCAGCCGCTGCCACGATCCCCACAACAACACCATCCGCCCCTATCTCCGGATCGCCAACGACCGTGACCAGCTCTGTCTCGACTGCCACCGGGTCCGCAACACCACCGACCACACCCGCGGCACCCACCCGGTGAACGTGGACTATGCCGCCGCCGTCGCGGCAAATCCCGCCGGCTTCAACCCTGCGCCGGTCAACAGCAACCCGGCGAACCCCACGGCGGCCATGAGGCTCGTGAATGGTGCGGTCCTCTGCTCCACCTGCCACGGCGTCCACTATACCGACTCCAACAGCGCCACCTTCGACAACCACTCAGGATACGACCTGCTCAAACCGTCGGCCGGCTACCTCCTCCGGACCGACCTGCGCGGCGCCAGCGCCACGGCCCCCAACATCTGCACCAACTGCCACATAAAGCCGAACCACAACGGTCGAGGGCAGAACGTCCAGTGCGCCGACTGCCACGGCGGTCACGTCGACCTGGCCGACGGCAGTGTGCCGAACGTCTTCCTCGTGAACCGCTACATGAACGTCTCCACCATCTTCGGCGCCGTCCGCGCAAAGGCGGTCTTTCTTCCCTATACCGCGGCGGCCCGGCGTCCCTACAAGGATGTCAACGGCACCGGCGTATGCCAGGCGTGCCACGTGGTGCCGACGGGAGGGAACTACCCGGCCGAGCACTCCCTCCCTACCGCCGCCGCGGCCGACTGCGCCGTCTGCCATACCCACGGCAACGCCAGCGGAGCATTCTCCGCCGCGGGGGGGGGATGCAACTCCTGCCACGGCTATCCCCCCAAGGCGAACACCGCCGGCGGCCCCGACGGCATGGCGGCCGGCTACGCCTCGGCGGGGGTGAACGAGGCGACCACCCCCCACAAGCGTCATGCCGGCGGGGGGAGCGACTACTCCATCGCCTGCGACCAGTGCCACCGGGGGAACAGCCACGGCACCGGCACCTTCCAGGATGTCTTCAAGAGCCCGGCCGGAACGGTGGCGGCATCCTTCGGCGCGACCCCGACCTACAACGCGGCGGCCCGCACCTGCGCCGCGGTCTACTGCCACAGCGACGGCGCACCGCGGAACGGCACCCTCACGCCGGTCATGACCGCCAAGACGGTGCCGGCCTGGCCCAACGGCGCCGGGACCATCACCGGCTGTGGTTCGTGCCACGACGCCTCCCCCGCCACCAACGCCCATGCCGCGCACCTGGCCAAGGGGTACGGCTGCGCCCTCTGCCATAGCGCCACCGTCAGCGACAACACCACCATCTCCGACCGGAGCAAGCATGCCGACGGCATCAAGACCGTGGCGTTCGGTTCGGTCCCCCTCACCGCCGGCACCTCCTGGAACGCCGCCACCGCAACATGCGCGGCGAGCAAGTGCCACTCCGACGGCACGGGCGGCAGCACCGGCGCCCCCCTTGTCACGCCGGTCTGGACCAATCCGGCCACCGGCAAGTGCGGCAGCTGCCACGCCACGTCCCCGACGATTGCCTCCACGAGTCCCCAGACCATCGCCACCGGCCTCCACTCGACGCACCTCACCGGCGTCTACGGCGCGAACCTCGGCACGGCGCTCACCGCCTGCCAGAGCTGTCACGACTACTCAACCGCCAAGCATGTCAACGGCACCGTGGATCTCCTGGCCACCGCCTGCACCGGCTGCCACCCCCTTGGGGCGAACTGGAGCACCACGGCGCGGCTGGCCTGCACCACCTGCCATGCCGCCACCCCCTCGGTGATCGGCGGCATTGCCGCCCCCTACAAGGCGAACTTCACCACCACCGGCCACGGCCAGGCGGGGGTGAACTACGCGGCGAGCCGTGCCTGCGAAAACTGCCACAACCCCAATGCACCCCATATCTCCAGCGCCCTCGGCACCACCATGCGGCTCACCCTTCCCGACGACAACACCCTCTGCGCCTCGTGCCACAACGACCCGACCAAGGTCCCGACACCGAGCAGGCAGAACCTTGCGTCCCACGTGACCGTCAAGGGGGGAACGCCGACCAGCGACTGCAAGAGCTGCCACGACGTCCACGGCACCACGAACCTCTCCATGGTGAAGGGCAGCATCAACGGCAAGGCGATCACCTTCGGCAACCTCTCATCGGGCTTCGTGAAGACCGTGGCGCCGTACGACGGTCTCTGCCAGGTCTGCCACACCCAGACCAACCACTACCGCGCGGGGCAGGCGCCGGATGGCCACCCCACCAAGAACTGCCTCTCCTGCCACAGCCACCAGGGAAGCTTTGCCTTCCAGCCGGTTGGCGGCGGGACCTGCGACTCGTGCCACGGCTATCCCCCCCTCCCCGCGGGCTACGTCAACGGTGCCGGAAACTATGCCGCCGGCAAGCCTGAGGATTACCTCGGCGGCGGCGGCGCCCATACGGTTGCCAGGCATGTGCCGAAAGCGGCAGTTCCCGCCGACGGGTGGAGCAACTGCACCATCTGCCATGGCAACGGCTCCCTTGCCCCCACCACCCACACCATGGTGCTGCCGGTGACCCCGAGCAAGATCACGGTGGACGTAAGCGACAGGTACAAGTTCAACCACACCCTGCCGCTCGGCTCTCCGCAGTACAGCGGCAAGCTCCTCGACGGCGGCGCCAATGCCACCGGCAGCTGTTACAACGTCAACTGCCACTTCAAGGCATCCAAGAAGTGGAGCACCGCCAGGTAGGACGGTTCTCGCGCACGAGAAGATGAAAGGAACGAAGGCAAGGAGTCGACAATGGAAAAGAGGAAACGGTTGAAAGCCCTGAGGGGAGCCTTCGCCTGGGCCGGCGCCCTGGCTCTGCTCTTCGCGGGAACGGGTCTCTCCCACGCGGCCTCCACGTGCAGTGACTGTCACGGGATGCCCCCCATCGACGCGGCGTACCGCAACATCACCACCGGCGGCTTCAAGGGGAGCCACCAGACCCACCAGCCGGCAGCCGCCGTGGCGGCCAACTGCGCCGTCTGCCACACCGGCAGCGCCACCTTCGGCACCGACCACATGAGCGGCACCATCACCATGTCGAGCAACCTGAACAACTCGCCGGTGGCAGCGGTCTACAGCAAGGGGGTCTTCTTCAACCAGACCTCCAACCCCGTGCTGGGGAGCTGCTCCAACGTCAACTGCCACTTCGAGAAGACGACCCCCATCTGGGCCAGCGCCAAGCTCGTCTCTCCCAATGACTGCGGCGTCTGTCACGGCAATCCCCCCTCCGACGGCAACCACCCCTCCATTACCGGCGTCGGCAAGAAGCACGGCGACTACTACGGCACCGGCGCCACTTCCTGCGTCAAGTGCCACGTGGACCACACCGTCGAAGCGAGCCCCTTCGCCCATGCCTCCAGCGCCGGCAACCGCCCCCTGAACCTCCAGTTCACCGCCGCTCCCAACACGACGGGGACCTATTCCAAAACGACGGACCTTGCCTACCCCACCTATCTTCCGAGCCAGACCACGGCCGCCAACCGCAACGGCACCTGCTCCGCCATGTACTGCCACAGCGACGGCGCCGGCGGCGCAGCCAAGACGGTGGCCACCTGGGGGGGGACGCTCCCGGCCGACTGTACGGGGTGCCACGGCGGCAATGCCACCTCGGCCAGCCCCATTGTCTCCGGTCTCCACACCCAGCACATCAACCAGGCGGCGGTGCTCGGCACCAACTTCGAGTGCGCCCGCTGCCACAACGGGCCGGTGAGCGCCGGCAACGACCGTGCGATCACCACTCCGGCAAACCACGTGAATGGCACCAAGACCGTCTCCTTCGTTGGCGGCGGCACCTATAACGCCACCGCCAAGACTTGCGCCACCACGGTCTGCCACTCCTCCGGCAAGGCGACGGCGCCCCAACCGGCGGCCCCCTCCTGGACCGGCACGGCGCTCGGGTGCAACGGCTGCCACGGCACCTCCAACACCCTCGGCACCCCCGATTACCCCAACGGCGGCCCGGGTCTCCCTCTGGCCAACAGCCACGTCAGGCACGTGGCCGTGGCCGGTGACTGCGACAAGTGCCATACCAATACCACCACTACCGGCACTGCCATCAAGGCCGGCTCCACCGTCCACACCAACGGCGCCATCGACGTGAACTTCAATACCGCCAAGGCAGGGACCGCCGCCACCTGGACCGCCGCCACGAAGAGCTGCACCAACGTCTCCTGCCACGGCACCGCCGCGCCGGTCTGGGGGGGCACGCTCCCCACGGACTGCACCGGCTGCCACGGCAGCTTCATCACCAGCGTTCTTCCCATCGCCTCCTACAGCCACCCGACCCACCTCTCCCGGGCCTATGGTCCCGGCACCTACCTGGGTTCCACGGTCACCGCCTGCCAGGTCTGCCACGATTACAACACCGTCCAGCCCGACCCGAAACATGCCGACGGCATCGTGGAGGTGCTGAACGCCTCCGGTTCGGCCTGTGCCAAGTGCCACCCCGGCACCCTCCCGACCTGGAGCAATAGCAGCCGGATCGCCTGTACCGCCTGCCACGCCGCCACTCCGTCGGTCCTTCCCAACGGCGTCGCTGCCGCGTACAAGGCGAATTTCGCCACCACCGGCCACGGCCAGACCTTCACCAACTACTCGTCGAGCCGCCGCTGCGAAAGCTGCCATGACGCCAACAGCGCCCATATCTCCGGCGTCCTCGGCGACAACATGCGGCTCCTGCTCCCCGACGACAACACCCAGTGCGCGTCGTGCCACAACAGCGCCGCCAAGGTGCCGACGGTGACGAAGCAGAACGTCCTCTCCCACGTGACCGTCAAGGGAGGGACGCCGACCAGCGACTGCAAGAGCTGCCACGATGTCCACGGCTCCACGAACCTCTCCATGGTGAAGAGCAGCATCGGCGGCAAGACGATCACCTTCTCCAACTTCTCGTCCGGCTTCGTGAAGATCGTGGCCCCCTTCGACGGCCTCTGCCAGGTCTGCCATACCCAGACTGCCCACTACAAGTCCGGGCAGGTGCTGGACGGCCACCCGACCAAGAACTGCCTCTCCTGCCACGGCCACAAGGGGGGTGCCTTCGCCTTCCAGCCGGTCACGGCCTGCGACTCCTGCCATGGCTACCCGCCGCTGCCGACCGGATACGTCAACGGCACGGGGAACTACGCCAACGGCAAGCCCGAGGATTACCCGGGGGGCGGCGGCGCCCACGTCATCGCGCGCCACGTCGTGAAGACGGCAGTGCCGGCCGACGGCTGGACCAACTGCACCATCTGTCACGGCAACGGCTCGCTCAACCCGGCGACCCACACCATGAACCTGCCGGTGACCCCGAGCAAGATCACGATCGACGTGAACGACAAGTACAAGTTCAACCACACCCTGCCGCTCGGTCCGCAGCAGTACAGCGGCAAGCTCCTCGATGGCGGCGCCAACGCCACCGGCAGCTGCTTCAACGTCAACTGCCACTTCAAGGCATCGAAGAAGTGGAGCACCACCCGGTAAGGAAGCCGGCCGGCCGGAGGAAACCCCTCCGGTCGGCCACCTCCTGCCGGTTTGATTTTTCCCCGATTTCTGCTGAACTTGAGAGGTATGCAATCGCATCGATGCGGGCTTCCGTCCGGTGGGGGGCTCTGAAAGGGAAATGGGCATGAGACGGATGATGACGAGACACGTTCCGTGGTTCCTGGCGGCTCTGATGATGCTGGCTGCTCCGGCGGGTGCGGCTTCGGTCTGCAACGACTGCCACGGGATGCCCCCCATCGACGCGCCGTACCGCAACATCACCACCGGCGGTTTCAAGGGGAGCCATCAGACCCACCAGCCAACCGTGGCCGTGGCGTCCAACTGTGCCGTCTGTCACACCGGAAGCGGCAGCTACGGCATGGACCACATGAACGGCAAGGTCGACATGTCATCCAACATCAACACCTCGCCCGTTGCGGCCACATACAGCAAGGGGGTCTTCTTCAACCAGACCTCCAATCCCGTCATGGGAACCTGCTCCAGCGTCAACTGCCATTTCGAGAGAACCACCCCCGTCTGGGCGGGGGCTCAGCTTGCGGCTCCCGCAAGCTGCAGCACCTGTCACGATCTTCCCCCTGCCGACGGGAGCCATCCCGCTCTCTCCGGCTCGGGCAAGAAGCATGGCGATTACTACGGCACCGGCGCTACCTCCTGCATCAAGTGCCACGTGGACCACACCGTCGAGGCCAAGCCCTTCGCCCACGCCTCCAGCGCCGGCAACCGGGGGCTGATCCTTCGGTTCACCGCCGCTCCCAATACGACGGGGACCTACTCCAAGACGGCCAACCTCGCCTATCCGGCATACCTGCCGAGCCAGACCACGGCCGCCAACCGCAACGGCACCTGCACCGCCATGTACTGCCACAGCGACGGTGCCGGCGGCGCCGCCAAGACCACCGCCACCTGGGGGGGGACGCTCCCGGCCGACTGCACCGGCTGCCACGGCGGCAACGCCATCTCGGCCAGCCCCATCGCCACGGGGATCCATCCCCAGCATGTGAACGCGGTGGCCTTTCTCGGCACCAACTACGGGTGCGCCTCCTGCCACAACGGGCCGGTGAGTGCCGGTAACGACCGGGCGATCGCCACCCCGGCAAACCATGTGAACGGCACGAAGACCGTCTCCTTTGTCGGCGGGGGAACCTACGACCCCACGGCCAAGAGCTGCACCGCCACGGTCTGCCACGCCACCGGAAAGACGGGGACCACCCAGCCGGCGGCCCCCTCCTGGACCGGCGCGGCGCTCGGCTGCAACGGCTGCCATGGTACCTCAAACCCCCTCGGCACCCCCGATTACGCCAACGGCGGGGCCGGTGCGGCGCTTGCCAACAGCCATGCCAAGCACGTGACCGTAGCGGCCGACTGCGATAAGTGCCACACGAACACCACTACGACCGGTACGGCGATCAAGGCCGGCTCCACGCTCCACACCAACGGTGCCATCGACGTCACCTTCGACACCGCCCTGGCGGGGACCGGCGCCACCTGGACCGCTTCCTCCAAGAGCTGCTCCAATACCTCCTGCCACGGTACCGGCGTCCCGGTCTGGGGGGGGACGCTGCCGGCGGACTGCACCGGCTGCCACGGCGACGACGCCGCCTCCGTTGCTCCCATCGCCACCGGCAAGCACCCGGCGCACATCAACAACCCGGCGGTCCTCGGGACCGGCAACAATTTCGGCTGCGTCGACTGCCATGCCAAGACCGTCAGCGGCAACCGGACGATCTCCACGGCCGCCAACCACGGCAACGGCTTCGTGGACTACTCCGGCGTCAGGGCGGGGGGGAGCGCGAGATACAGCACCACCACCAAGCTCTGCACCAACATCTACTGCCACAGCAACGGCAACCCGTCCGCCATCGTCTATGCGAACGCGCCGGCCTGGAACAGCACGACGGTCCTCGGCTGCAACGGCTGCCACGGCACGACCAACGCCGCCACCGGCGCCCCCGACTACGCCAACGGCGGCGCCGGGACCGCCACTGCCAACAGCCATCCAAAACACGTGGCCGGGGCGGGGATCGCCGACACCCGCGGTTGCGCCAACTGCCACAGCAAGACCGCCGACGCCGGCGTGGCCGGGAAACTGCGCAACTATTCCACCCTGCACCTCAACGGCCAGCCCAACGTCTATTTCTCCACCGCCATCGGCGGGAGCTACAGCACCACGGCAGCAACCTGCTCGGCCACCTACTGCCACGGCACCGCCGCCTCTCCCCCCTGGGGTTCGGCATCCCTGGCCTGCAGCGCCTGCCACGGAGCCACCAGCGCCCTTCCCGGCGCCCACGGCATCCACTACGCGAGCACGGTCCTGCCGAGCAAGTTCATCAACTACTCCGGCAACGTCAGTTCGGCAACCGTCTATCGCTTCACCTGCTCCTCCTGCCATGCCGCAGGGACCAGCAGAGCGACCCATGCCGGCGGACCGGCCAACGCCAACGGCGCGGCGGAGGTCTTCTACGGCTACACCGCCGCCGGCCAGAAGGGGAGCTACCTCTACGGCACCACCCAGGGGACCGACAACGGCTTCAAGTGGACGAATGGCGGCGCCGGCTGCAATGCCACCTACTGCCACGGCAACGGCCAGGGGGGGAGCGGCCTGGTGGCCGTCTCATGGTCCACCACCGCCAGCAGCGGCACCTGTATCGCGTGCCACGACACGAAACAGACCGGGACGACCGCCACGAAGCTCTCCGGTAAGCACGATGCCCACATGAACCCCACGACGAACACCTCGCTGGGGCTTGGCAACGGCTTCAACTGCATCGACTGCCACGCCAAGACGGTGAGCGGCAACACCACCGTCAGCGACAAGAGCAAGCACGTCAACAAGTTCGTCGACTACTCCGGCGCCAGGGCGGGGGGGAGCGCCCGGTACAGCCGCACCACCAAGGTCTGCTCCACCGTCTACTGCCACTCCAACGGCAACCCGGGGGCCATCGTCTACGTCACCCCGGCCGCCTGGAACTCCGCCACGACCTATGGCTGCAACGGCTGCCACGGCACCACCTCCACCCTTGGCGCGCCCGACTACGCCAACGGCGGCGCGGTCCCGTCCACCACCGCCAACAGCCACGCCAAGCATGTGGCGGGCGCGACCGACACCACCGTCTGCGCCACCTGCCACGTGAAGACGGCGAGCATGACCACCGCCGGCCGGTTCAAGGATTACACCGCGATTTCATACCACCTGAACGGCCAGCCCAACGTCTATTTCAGCGCTGCCAAGGCGGGTGCCACCGCCACCTGGACCCCGTCGAGCGGCACCTGCTCCAACGTGACCTGCCACGGCGGCACGGGGAGCACCGTCGTCTGGGGCGCCGCCGTCAACTGCCAGGACTGCCACGGTGGCGGCGCCGCGGCATCGGTGGCCGACTTCGGCGCCACCTTCTGGAACAACGGCACCATCTCCAAGTTCCAGATGACTGGCACCGGCTCCTGGGCCGACACCGGCCACGGCCGTCCCACCGCCTCGGGCAACTACGCCGGCTCCGGCAATCCTCCGGCCAACTTCGCCGGCATTGCCAACTACTGCGAGTGGTGCCACGACTCCACCGTGGGGCACAACGTCTCCACCAATCCGTTCCGCCTCCGCAACTGGACCGACGCCACCTGGGGCAAGAACGGCGTCTGCATGCTCTGCCATGCCACCGGCTCCGCAGGGGTGACGGTGGGGGGGCAGCTGAGGAACTCCGCCGCCAACAAGGTCGGCGCCGACCACTACGGCGCGAAGCACAGCACGTCGCTTTCCGGCGGCCAGTTCTGCTGGGACTGCCACGACCCCCACGGCACCGGCACCACCAACCAGTACATGATCCGTCCGAAGCCGGCCCTGGTTTCCGATGCCACCACCGGTGCCCCCACGAGCCAGAGCGCCACGAGCGTCGTCTTCACCCTCTCGGCGACCCCCACCGGCACCGACTACGCCAAGAGCGCGGCTCCCTTCAACGGCATCTGCAACGTCTGCCACACGACCACCGGCCACTACACCACCACGGCCGGCGACAGCCACAACTCCGGCACCCGCTGCACCGCCTGCCACTCCCACAACGGCGACGGCACCTCCACAACCAGCGCATTCACGCCGGTGGGCGGCGACTGCACCACCTGCCACGCCTCCCAGCAGGGGACCGGCACCCGCCAGGTGGTGGGGACCGATACGGTCCTTGCTTCGCACCACATCGTGGCGACCACCATCAACCAGAAGTCGTGCCAGGTCTGCCACGAGCAGACGGTCTTCGGCCACATGGTTGCGGGCGACGTGGCGGTGGGGATGTTCAACCAGGATACCGGCGCGGCCCTCACCTACGACGGGACCACCGCCACCGCCTCCAGCCTGGAGGCTTCCTGCAACAGCTGCCACGATGCCAACGGCGCCAGCCGCCTCGGCGCCAACGCCCTGAAGCCGTTTACCGACTCCGGCGACAACACCGTGCCGCCGTTCATCAACTGGTCCACCGGTAAACAGGCCCACGGCGCCAGCATGGCCTGCTTCAACTGCCACGGCAACTCCGCCGGCGTGGCCGGCAACACCCTCAACCCGAAGTACAACGCCCACGGCTCGGCCACGGCCAAGATGCTGCAGTACACCTACACGGCCACGGATACCATGACCACGGCAACCAACTTCTGCTACAACTGCCACGGCACCACGATTGCCGGCGGGGTAACGTCGCCCTCCATCCAGGCCGCCGTCAACCTGTCGGCCTCCAT contains:
- a CDS encoding Ig-like domain-containing protein, whose protein sequence is MKESFLKRFTFKLVALLVVCAGGNALASTPPQVTVLPAITDGISTPVRIATDTAGSIYVADPRGGGILKYAGTGKFLQVLATAVPPQGVAVATNGTIAVGEGTFVALLDQSGKEVRRLGAGDGQFRMANGIVFDDTGRIYVVDSLDNSVQVFSAAGDYVTRFGVQGGGSGQLNMPTGIAFEKVARQLAVADTLNGRIQFFDTNGAYQRTVGSFGSGPLKLTFPVGVTFEYTAAAVPAVSRMYVADSFQGNVQVLDPTGSGSFLSFVGGYGTGNGQLLTPSDVAFDAVGSRLLAANAVGSVTVFGIGNTFIPIDTVPPVLTLNPLPPSTIAASQTIGGSVEAGATVTVAVNGAAATPAAVSGGNWSATVSLAPGANTIVVKATDAAGNVSTVSASITLSITNFSIDTVPGLINVPSVSLTGQRTAGVTITVVNTTSGVAGSVSYPTSTTWRSDLTGLSEGDNIISVNGGGNSENVTVTVDTQPPALTVSALPAGSTTSARFQNVTIRVADPHLDKVTVNGTAAPVSGGLATAAVTLANGASTITVVASDKAGNITTDTRSVSFDSTVPGIAIAAPADGLQTRTPVVELSGTVAANTTVMVNGAAALMNGTAWSKRVTLNPGLNTVTVTASDLSGKTATFKRSVVYEAALPQLAVTAPAEDTATALNSLSVAGTTETGVTVTVTANGRSIPVTTSGTGFSFTLPLAVEGPYAVMVTASDAAGATSVVKRNVTGDRTPPLLLITSPTVPVPTVISGAADRDATVTATDQSGTATVIPAVGGTWSLDLTAAALDPATVRVTAVDAAGNAMTRTIAAPLPNGDVNGDGKVNIADVIEILKVAVGIVAPTASDFANGDVGPLVNGKVWPDGRIDLRDVILVLRKAIGNGGW
- a CDS encoding cytochrome c3 family protein — translated: MSYGARGLLAALLVSLSLAATAHAIDPPHGAVVGLTCSTCHSTHATLGTTGYNNMCLNCHRPGVPLAGTRPFTMADMANPFGTYTGTRVGTIYQTSHAWRGSDTVPQAGALPAQDPTLASSKAAGMLTCSRCHDPHNNTIRPYLRIANDRDQLCLDCHRVRNTTDHTRGTHPVNVDYAAAVAANPAGFNPAPVNSNPANPTAAMRLVNGAVLCSTCHGVHYTDSNSATFDNHSGYDLLKPSAGYLLRTDLRGASATAPNICTNCHIKPNHNGRGQNVQCADCHGGHVDLADGSVPNVFLVNRYMNVSTIFGAVRAKAVFLPYTAAARRPYKDVNGTGVCQACHVVPTGGNYPAEHSLPTAAAADCAVCHTHGNASGAFSAAGGGCNSCHGYPPKANTAGGPDGMAAGYASAGVNEATTPHKRHAGGGSDYSIACDQCHRGNSHGTGTFQDVFKSPAGTVAASFGATPTYNAAARTCAAVYCHSDGAPRNGTLTPVMTAKTVPAWPNGAGTITGCGSCHDASPATNAHAAHLAKGYGCALCHSATVSDNTTISDRSKHADGIKTVAFGSVPLTAGTSWNAATATCAASKCHSDGTGGSTGAPLVTPVWTNPATGKCGSCHATSPTIASTSPQTIATGLHSTHLTGVYGANLGTALTACQSCHDYSTAKHVNGTVDLLATACTGCHPLGANWSTTARLACTTCHAATPSVIGGIAAPYKANFTTTGHGQAGVNYAASRACENCHNPNAPHISSALGTTMRLTLPDDNTLCASCHNDPTKVPTPSRQNLASHVTVKGGTPTSDCKSCHDVHGTTNLSMVKGSINGKAITFGNLSSGFVKTVAPYDGLCQVCHTQTNHYRAGQAPDGHPTKNCLSCHSHQGSFAFQPVGGGTCDSCHGYPPLPAGYVNGAGNYAAGKPEDYLGGGGAHTVARHVPKAAVPADGWSNCTICHGNGSLAPTTHTMVLPVTPSKITVDVSDRYKFNHTLPLGSPQYSGKLLDGGANATGSCYNVNCHFKASKKWSTAR
- a CDS encoding CxxxxCH/CxxCH domain c-type cytochrome translates to MEKRKRLKALRGAFAWAGALALLFAGTGLSHAASTCSDCHGMPPIDAAYRNITTGGFKGSHQTHQPAAAVAANCAVCHTGSATFGTDHMSGTITMSSNLNNSPVAAVYSKGVFFNQTSNPVLGSCSNVNCHFEKTTPIWASAKLVSPNDCGVCHGNPPSDGNHPSITGVGKKHGDYYGTGATSCVKCHVDHTVEASPFAHASSAGNRPLNLQFTAAPNTTGTYSKTTDLAYPTYLPSQTTAANRNGTCSAMYCHSDGAGGAAKTVATWGGTLPADCTGCHGGNATSASPIVSGLHTQHINQAAVLGTNFECARCHNGPVSAGNDRAITTPANHVNGTKTVSFVGGGTYNATAKTCATTVCHSSGKATAPQPAAPSWTGTALGCNGCHGTSNTLGTPDYPNGGPGLPLANSHVRHVAVAGDCDKCHTNTTTTGTAIKAGSTVHTNGAIDVNFNTAKAGTAATWTAATKSCTNVSCHGTAAPVWGGTLPTDCTGCHGSFITSVLPIASYSHPTHLSRAYGPGTYLGSTVTACQVCHDYNTVQPDPKHADGIVEVLNASGSACAKCHPGTLPTWSNSSRIACTACHAATPSVLPNGVAAAYKANFATTGHGQTFTNYSSSRRCESCHDANSAHISGVLGDNMRLLLPDDNTQCASCHNSAAKVPTVTKQNVLSHVTVKGGTPTSDCKSCHDVHGSTNLSMVKSSIGGKTITFSNFSSGFVKIVAPFDGLCQVCHTQTAHYKSGQVLDGHPTKNCLSCHGHKGGAFAFQPVTACDSCHGYPPLPTGYVNGTGNYANGKPEDYPGGGGAHVIARHVVKTAVPADGWTNCTICHGNGSLNPATHTMNLPVTPSKITIDVNDKYKFNHTLPLGPQQYSGKLLDGGANATGSCFNVNCHFKASKKWSTTR